One stretch of Schizosaccharomyces pombe strain 972h- genome assembly, chromosome: III DNA includes these proteins:
- the meu27 gene encoding protein Meu27, with amino-acid sequence MNSKIAYPEIKISGAFRPDKIQEKGKSNRCDTHCSGSSWTSFKSKILKICAPLCCMGSDNDESMAEMPLEPQVEPKSIENNYTLKKKNEEGFLSQQENKSSNQNPSKANNLFDKLGVSKPITFIACILQLGGTSFMESELQTKLSTINSSPFKSLSQYWNAAYNKKESISSSTNSNIKLHLAARKYQTKPEKFNENSSISQVTSAIKATKAFSHLTQPKRALLKESNTGDKDIFKPRYPQLLSCRFTTLSKLAPINNSKSAPKGTHKPNHSENAELKDIKQSSELSDLSLSSQILYPESTTLSEISPIYDSELAIENILESKCFENEQAIIEGVKDFTEFPDLEETQIIYSDLIASSEVSPIYDSELKYESVLESKSSRNEQATIKEKKDNERVLDLSQQCTKFLFSDQKVITPSFCKFAQVSDMCSTEIPWVNFFCDNLDICIEDVQFKSKAFFPPTVTITIFEHEDKNLMNVFDTKNGTSKTLVKPQITNSCLENMLSLVNKNSCIKRLHLKLSKGIMDIKVLTHQLMLYDLYPPAHQTYLWKALERLVNEKVSLGELTPVHKVAAEKRIGDIRMHLIESSDIYVVTENHRWLHIVCEGFNCFLELPEVLHGKKFLKVDEATREDMLMSAETPDDILWITTLISTGSSMSHFPLHAYLEAKERQEFTKKNLLLFCKEDEFLYSDQENEDLLESFERVISEELSLLKSNEPSDISLKKRKRRKNCEKRILGTMMY; translated from the coding sequence ATGAACAGTAAAATTGCTTATCCAGAGATTAAAATATCAGGTGCCTTTCGTCCTGATAAAATACAGGAAAAGGGAAAAAGTAACCGATGTGATACTCACTGCTCTGGTAGCTCTTGGACAAGTTTTAAATCAAAGATCCTAAAAATTTGCGCTCCTCTCTGCTGTATGGGTTCTGATAACGATGAAAGCATGGCAGAAATGCCATTAGAACCCCAAGTTGAGCCAAAATCAATAGAGAACAATtatactttaaaaaaaaaaaatgaagaaggcTTCTTAAGTCAACAGGAAAATAAGTCTTCAAACCAAAATCCTTCAAAGGCTAATAACCTTTTCGACAAGCTCGGCGTAAGCAAGCCAATAACATTCATAGCTTGTATACTGCAATTGGGCGGCACCTCTTTTATGGAATCAGAACTCCAGACGAAACTTTCAACTATTAATAGCTCGCCGTTTAAAAGTTTATCCCAATACTGGAATGCTGCATACaataaaaaggaatcaATATCATCTTCAACGAATAGTAACATCAAATTACATTTGGCAGCTCGTAAATACCAAACAAAAcctgaaaaatttaacgaAAATTCTTCCATTAGTCAGGTTACATCCGCAATAAAAGCAACAAAGGCATTTTCGCATTTAACTCAACCGAAGAGGGCACTattgaaagaaagcaaTACGGGAGATAAAGATATATTTAAGCCTCGGTATCCACAGCTTCTAAGCTGTAGATTTACAACCTTGAGCAAATTGGCGCCAATTAATAATTCCAAATCAGCACCTAAAGGTACCCACAAACCGAACCACTCAGAAAATGCTGAATTAAAAGATATAAAACAGAGCTCTGAGCTTTCTGACTTATCACTATCTTCACAGATTTTATATCCCGAATCCACGACTTTAAGTGAAATATCGCCGATATATGATTCTGAATTagcaattgaaaatatacTCGAATCTAAGtgctttgaaaatgaaCAAGCCATAATAGAAGGAGTAAAAGATTTTACCGAATTTCCCGACCTAGAAGAAACACAGATTATATATTCCGACCTCATCGCTTCCAGTGAAGTATCGCCAATATATGATTCTGAATTGAAATATGAAAGTGTACTCGAATCCAAAAGCTCTAGAAACGAACAGGCtacaataaaagaaaaaaaagataatgaaAGGGTCCTCGACTTGTCACAGCAATGCACAAAGTTTCTTTTCAGTGACCAAAAGGTTATTACCCCAagcttttgcaaatttgCCCAAGTATCAGACATGTGCTCTACTGAAATTCCTTGGGTAAACTTCTTTTGTGATAACCTAGATATATGTATCGAAGATGTTCAATTCAAGAGTAAAGCCTTTTTTCCACCTACAGTAACTATTACCATCTTTGAGCACGAAGATAAAAACTTGATGAATGTCTTCGATACTAAAAATGGAACATCAAAAACATTAGTGAAACCTCAAATAACTAATAGCTGCCTTGAAAATATGCTATCACTTGTAAACAAGAACAGCTGTATTAAAAGGCTTCACTTAAAGTTGTCTAAAGGGATAATGGACATCAAGGTATTAACTCATCAGCTAATGCTATATGATCTTTATCCTCCTGCTCACCAAACATATCTATGGAAAGCATTAGAACGACTAGTGAATGAAAAGGTGAGTTTAGGAGAACTAACACCTGTTCACAAAGTAGCAGCCGAAAAGAGAATAGGAGACATCCGGATGCATTTAATTGAATCTTCGGATATATACGTTGTTACTGAAAATCATCGCTGGCTACATATCGTGTGTGAGGGCTTTAACTGTTTCTTAGAGCTTCCCGAAGTACTTCACGGAAagaagtttttaaaagtagaTGAGGCTACAAGAGAAGACATGTTAATGTCTGCAGAGACTCCAGACGATATTTTATGGATAACTACATTGATAAGTACTGGTTCATCGATGTCACATTTTCCTTTGCATGCTTACCTGGAAGCCAAAGAGAGACAAGAATTCACAAAAAAGAACCTTTTACtattttgtaaagaagATGAGTTTTTATACTCCGAccaagaaaatgaagaccTTTTAGAATCGTTTGAAAGAGTTATTTCAGAAGAGTTATCccttttaaaatcaaatgaGCCGTCAGATATCTCActaaaaaagagaaaaagaagaaagaattgTGAGAAAAGAATATTGGGTACAATGATGTATTAA